A single window of Granulicella mallensis MP5ACTX8 DNA harbors:
- a CDS encoding CatA-like O-acetyltransferase — protein MRDIVIGGREKINLETWERRASFQFFKSFTEPYHGVCLRVDCTETYRYAKQHQLSVFLSLLHRSLIAAHQVENFRTRIVDGDAWRYELINGGSAVGRANGTIGLGHYQFRPQIDEFVRDASVELDRVRQRNDIERYPDVNLIRYSVLPWFDFTSISHARDFAHEDSAPRITFGKITEAAGRRTMPVSIHAHHALADGLHVAQFVERFQHSLEAPDFQGM, from the coding sequence ATGCGAGACATCGTGATCGGCGGCAGAGAGAAGATCAACCTGGAGACATGGGAACGCCGCGCGAGCTTCCAGTTCTTCAAGAGTTTTACCGAGCCTTATCACGGCGTCTGCCTCCGTGTTGACTGCACGGAAACCTACCGCTACGCGAAGCAGCATCAACTCTCGGTCTTCCTGTCCTTGCTGCATCGCTCCCTCATCGCCGCGCACCAGGTGGAGAACTTCCGGACACGCATTGTCGATGGCGACGCCTGGCGCTACGAGCTGATCAATGGAGGCAGCGCCGTTGGCCGGGCCAACGGCACTATCGGCCTGGGGCACTATCAGTTCCGGCCGCAGATCGATGAGTTCGTGCGCGACGCTTCCGTCGAGCTGGATCGAGTGCGGCAGAGGAACGACATCGAGCGCTATCCGGACGTCAACCTGATTCGTTACTCCGTTCTTCCCTGGTTTGACTTCACATCCATCTCACATGCGCGCGACTTCGCCCACGAAGACTCCGCGCCCCGCATCACCTTCGGCAAGATCACGGAAGCGGCAGGCCGACGCACCATGCCGGTATCGATCCACGCACACCACGCCTTGGCCGACGGCTTGCATGTGGCACAGTTCGTAGAGCGCTTCCAGCATTCCCTGGAAGCACCCGACTTCCAGGGAATGTAG
- a CDS encoding SDR family NAD(P)-dependent oxidoreductase has translation MKRLNGKIAVVTGGSSGIGFATAKAFVNEGATVYITGRRKDALEAAAAKIGQGCIAVAGDTAKQEDIEALYDRIRTEQGRVDIVFANAGTAEYGVFGQIKEEQYEKIFGTNVKGVIFGVQAALPLMPDGGSIILNGSIVGSKGLPANSIYAATKAAIRSFARTWTTDLKQRKIRVNVVSPGPIQTEGLEGLLGSSETGQARREAITAGVPLGRMGRPEEIASAVVFLASDESSFVTGAELFVDGGFAQV, from the coding sequence ATGAAAAGACTCAATGGAAAGATCGCTGTCGTAACCGGCGGCAGCAGCGGGATCGGCTTTGCAACGGCGAAGGCGTTCGTGAATGAAGGCGCGACGGTTTATATCACCGGCAGACGCAAGGATGCACTCGAAGCGGCCGCTGCCAAGATCGGCCAGGGATGCATCGCGGTTGCTGGAGACACAGCCAAACAAGAGGATATTGAGGCGCTCTACGACCGGATTCGGACCGAACAGGGCCGCGTGGATATCGTGTTCGCTAACGCGGGAACTGCTGAGTACGGGGTCTTCGGACAGATCAAAGAGGAGCAGTACGAGAAAATCTTCGGTACGAACGTGAAGGGTGTCATCTTCGGCGTACAAGCGGCTCTGCCGTTGATGCCGGATGGAGGCAGTATCATCCTGAACGGTTCGATCGTCGGCAGCAAGGGTCTTCCCGCGAACAGCATCTATGCCGCGACCAAGGCTGCGATACGCTCGTTTGCGCGCACATGGACCACGGATTTGAAGCAACGAAAGATTCGGGTCAACGTGGTGAGCCCCGGTCCGATCCAAACAGAAGGGCTGGAGGGATTACTGGGAAGCAGTGAGACTGGACAGGCCCGCCGTGAGGCCATCACCGCCGGTGTCCCGCTCGGTCGTATGGGGAGGCCGGAAGAGATTGCCAGCGCAGTGGTGTTCCTGGCCAGCGATGAGTCCAGCTTCGTTACGGGGGCAGAGCTCTTTGTCGATGGTGGATTCGCGCAGGTTTAG
- a CDS encoding TetR/AcrR family transcriptional regulator, with translation MRVSKEQAETNRTSLLQAAGRLFNEKGFDGVGVAEVAKEARLTHGALYAHFPSKDALAAESFSDGIAHRLVAMRGLKLTFEGYLDAMFSTRHRDNLANGCPMTASASEISRQGPALATSFAQAFEETAAVLEESIEGDLSASEKRHLAISALAAQIGAIAVARAVAKVDPSLSKEVLRAVRETVTPAPPAKEKKTGRSRHPHPTRSERTSS, from the coding sequence ATGCGAGTTTCTAAGGAACAGGCTGAGACAAATCGAACCTCCCTGCTGCAGGCTGCCGGTCGTCTGTTTAATGAGAAAGGCTTCGACGGAGTGGGCGTGGCCGAAGTCGCGAAGGAGGCCCGACTGACGCACGGTGCGCTCTACGCGCACTTCCCCTCGAAAGACGCGCTCGCGGCAGAGTCCTTTTCCGATGGAATCGCCCACCGCCTGGTAGCGATGCGAGGCCTGAAGTTGACCTTTGAGGGATACCTCGATGCCATGTTCTCAACCAGGCACCGCGACAACCTGGCAAACGGTTGTCCGATGACAGCCTCCGCAAGTGAGATCTCCAGGCAGGGCCCCGCGCTCGCTACCAGCTTCGCGCAGGCGTTTGAGGAGACAGCGGCGGTACTCGAAGAATCGATTGAGGGCGACCTGTCAGCCTCTGAAAAACGGCATCTTGCCATCTCGGCCCTGGCCGCACAGATCGGCGCCATCGCTGTGGCCCGTGCGGTCGCCAAGGTCGACCCTTCACTTTCAAAAGAAGTACTTCGCGCCGTCCGTGAGACGGTGACACCTGCTCCTCCGGCCAAAGAAAAGAAAACCGGAAGGTCGCGTCACCCGCATCCCACAAGATCAGAGCGTACCTCCAGCTAA